A genomic stretch from Thauera sp. GDN1 includes:
- a CDS encoding hydrolase 1, exosortase A system-associated, producing the protein MNAVRDEAMLFNCGADELVGVLSRPEGEAGPLGVLVIVGGPQYRVGSHRQFVLLARSLASHGMGCMRFDYRGMGDSAGDVCSFESVNDDVRAAVDAFFRQVPELRRVVLWGLCDGASAACFYAPTDARVCGLILLNPWVRTAQGEAQTYLKHYYLQRLLSRAFWLKLLRGGVRLGQSLAGLSAAMKRARGGASQTQPSAGGTLPERMLADLQRAAKPALIVLSGRDYVAREFEQVCQNHPGWQRFLAANVVQHLPEVDHTFSNARQREEVASLSLNWCETLGGQI; encoded by the coding sequence GTGAACGCAGTGCGTGACGAGGCCATGCTTTTTAACTGCGGCGCGGACGAGCTCGTGGGCGTGTTGAGCAGACCCGAGGGTGAGGCCGGGCCGCTTGGGGTGCTGGTCATCGTCGGCGGGCCGCAGTATCGGGTGGGCAGTCACCGCCAGTTCGTGCTGCTGGCGCGCAGCCTTGCATCACATGGCATGGGGTGCATGCGCTTCGACTACCGCGGCATGGGCGATTCGGCGGGCGACGTTTGCAGCTTCGAGTCGGTGAATGACGACGTGCGCGCGGCGGTCGATGCGTTTTTTCGCCAGGTGCCCGAGCTGCGCCGCGTGGTGCTGTGGGGTTTGTGTGACGGGGCGAGCGCAGCGTGCTTTTATGCGCCCACCGATGCGCGGGTCTGCGGGCTGATTCTGCTTAATCCGTGGGTGCGTACTGCCCAGGGTGAGGCGCAGACGTATCTCAAGCATTACTATCTGCAGCGTTTGCTGTCTCGCGCGTTCTGGCTGAAGTTGTTGCGCGGTGGCGTGCGCCTGGGCCAGTCGTTGGCGGGGCTGTCGGCTGCGATGAAGCGCGCCCGTGGCGGCGCGTCTCAGACTCAGCCAAGTGCGGGGGGCACGCTGCCCGAACGCATGCTGGCCGACCTGCAACGTGCGGCAAAGCCGGCCTTGATCGTACTGAGTGGCCGCGACTATGTGGCACGTGAGTTCGAGCAGGTTTGTCAGAACCATCCCGGCTGGCAGCGGTTTCTGGCGGCCAATGTGGTGCAACACCTACCCGAGGTCGACCACACGTTTTCCAATGCCCGGCAACGTGAGGAGGTGGCCAGCCTGTCGTTGAATTGGTGTGAGACTCTGGGTGGGCAGATTTAG
- a CDS encoding GNAT family N-acetyltransferase: MNTAQWHPFEYALKYRLGEITLGQTRFSVLRKVFSLDQIRNCNAPPEPPPLPAELDGYLLANAPSEDASSAVEREDGYISYSLKSYTRSYIDMTGDFDAYQAKFSSKTRSGISRKVRKFADHAGGLDFRCYKGPAELAEFFNLARPVSADSYQERLLDCGLPDNKDFIDDAIQAATRDEVRAFLLFAQGEPVSYLYCPVDQGILQYAYLGYRPEHSKLSPGTVLQWLAMESLFAEQRFTAFDFTEGDSEHKRFFSTHQIPCTIELLLRPTLANRIKLGLHQGISAASDTAVRALDRIGLKQRIKRWIRRAA, translated from the coding sequence ATGAATACAGCCCAATGGCACCCGTTCGAGTACGCGCTCAAATACCGTCTCGGCGAGATCACCCTCGGTCAAACCCGCTTCAGCGTGCTGCGCAAAGTTTTCTCGCTTGACCAGATACGCAACTGCAACGCTCCCCCTGAACCTCCCCCGCTCCCCGCGGAACTCGACGGCTACCTTCTGGCCAACGCGCCCAGCGAAGACGCTTCGAGCGCAGTTGAACGCGAAGATGGATACATCAGCTATTCCCTGAAATCGTACACGCGGTCCTACATCGACATGACCGGGGACTTCGACGCCTATCAGGCCAAGTTCTCGAGCAAGACGCGCTCAGGCATCAGTCGAAAGGTGCGCAAGTTTGCCGATCACGCAGGCGGCCTCGACTTTCGCTGCTACAAGGGGCCTGCAGAGCTTGCCGAGTTCTTCAACCTTGCCCGACCGGTCTCCGCCGACAGCTACCAGGAGCGGCTGCTCGACTGCGGCCTGCCCGACAACAAAGACTTTATCGATGACGCAATCCAGGCCGCGACGCGTGACGAGGTGCGCGCCTTCCTGCTGTTTGCACAGGGAGAACCCGTCTCCTACCTCTACTGCCCCGTCGATCAGGGGATCCTCCAGTACGCCTACCTCGGCTACCGCCCGGAGCACAGCAAACTGTCGCCCGGCACCGTACTGCAATGGCTCGCAATGGAAAGCCTTTTCGCCGAGCAGCGCTTCACGGCCTTCGACTTCACCGAGGGCGACTCCGAGCACAAGCGCTTCTTCAGCACACATCAGATCCCATGCACCATTGAACTCTTGCTCCGCCCCACCCTGGCCAATCGGATCAAGTTGGGACTTCACCAAGGCATCAGCGCGGCATCGGACACTGCAGTAAGAGCGCTCGATCGAATAGGCCTCAAGCAGCGAATCAAGCGCTGGATTCGGCGTGCTGCATGA
- a CDS encoding UDP-glucose/GDP-mannose dehydrogenase family protein, with amino-acid sequence MKLSIFGTGYVGLVTGACMAEVGHTVVCIDVDQAKIDKLEAGVIPIWEPGLQPIVERNIADGRLRFTTDVEEAVKHAEVQFIAVGTPPDEDGSADLKYVLAVAEGIARHMPRYRVIVNKSTVPVGTADRVQAKIEQILAERGEEIPFDVVSNPEFLKEGAAVGDFLKPDRIIIGTRSAKAQERMRELYEPFNRNRERALFMDVKSAELTKYAANAMLATKISFMNELANMAELLGADIEEVRKGIGADPRIGYHFIYPGCGYGGSCFPKDVQALGRTADQIGYEAPLLKAVEAVNNRQKTTLFAKLARHFGGADKLAGKTIAVWGLAFKPNTDDMRAAPSRTLIEALWAAGAKVQAYDPVAMDEMRRIYGPRNDLALASNKYNVLEGAHALAICTEWQQFRAPDFDEMEGLLRNKLIIDGRNLYNSDRLANDGWHYYSVGRNQPDSTQ; translated from the coding sequence ATGAAACTGAGCATTTTCGGCACCGGCTACGTCGGACTGGTCACCGGCGCGTGCATGGCGGAAGTCGGCCACACCGTGGTCTGCATAGACGTCGATCAGGCCAAGATCGACAAGCTCGAGGCGGGCGTCATCCCGATCTGGGAGCCGGGCCTGCAGCCGATCGTCGAGCGCAACATCGCCGACGGGCGGCTGCGCTTCACCACCGACGTGGAAGAGGCGGTCAAGCACGCCGAGGTCCAGTTCATCGCCGTCGGCACCCCACCCGACGAGGACGGCTCGGCCGACCTGAAGTACGTGCTCGCCGTCGCCGAGGGCATCGCCCGCCACATGCCGCGCTACCGCGTCATCGTCAATAAATCGACCGTCCCCGTCGGCACCGCCGACAGGGTGCAGGCCAAGATCGAGCAGATCCTCGCCGAGCGCGGCGAAGAGATCCCCTTCGACGTCGTCTCCAACCCCGAATTCCTCAAGGAAGGCGCCGCGGTGGGCGACTTCCTCAAGCCCGACCGCATCATCATCGGCACCCGCTCGGCCAAGGCGCAGGAGCGCATGCGCGAGCTCTACGAGCCCTTCAACCGCAACCGCGAACGCGCCCTGTTCATGGACGTGAAGAGCGCCGAGCTCACGAAGTACGCCGCCAACGCGATGCTCGCCACCAAGATCAGCTTCATGAACGAGCTCGCCAACATGGCCGAGCTGCTGGGCGCCGACATCGAGGAGGTGCGCAAGGGCATCGGCGCCGACCCGCGCATCGGCTACCACTTCATCTACCCCGGCTGCGGCTATGGCGGATCGTGCTTCCCCAAGGACGTCCAGGCGCTGGGCCGCACTGCCGACCAGATCGGCTACGAGGCCCCGCTGCTGAAGGCGGTCGAGGCGGTCAACAACCGCCAGAAGACCACCCTGTTCGCCAAGCTCGCCCGCCACTTCGGCGGCGCCGACAAGCTCGCCGGCAAGACCATCGCCGTCTGGGGCCTGGCCTTCAAGCCCAACACCGACGACATGCGCGCAGCCCCCAGCCGCACGCTGATCGAGGCGCTGTGGGCCGCGGGCGCCAAGGTGCAGGCCTACGATCCGGTGGCGATGGACGAGATGCGGCGCATCTACGGCCCGCGCAACGACCTGGCGCTCGCCAGCAACAAGTACAACGTGCTCGAGGGCGCCCACGCGCTGGCGATCTGCACCGAGTGGCAGCAGTTCCGGGCACCCGACTTCGACGAGATGGAAGGCCTGCTGCGCAACAAGCTCATCATCGACGGCCGGAATCTCTACAACTCGGACCGCCTCGCCAACGACGGCTGGCATTACTACAGCGTAGGCCGCAACCAGCCCGACTCGACCCAGTAA
- a CDS encoding glycosyltransferase yields MKRLLMVAFHFPPLAGSSGIQRTLRFARYLPDNGWEPVVLTAHPRAYERTSGDQMQDIAPSLRVVRAQAWDTARHFAFGGRYIGALARPDRWLSWKYDAIRQGMRLIRELRPAAIWSTYPIATANLIGLALHQRSGLPWIADFRDPMAQDGYPADPVTWRQFKSIETQAVQHAAAMVFTTPGACDDYRQRYPQAASRIHLIENGYDEAPFREIAPSAQPLVPGRVTLLHSGIVYPSERDPRPLFDALAELKAAAPELTARLHVRLRACAHEAFVNEELARRNITDLVETQPPIPYREALEEMCRADALLVMQAANCNAQIPAKLYEYFRAGRPLIGLTDPAGDTARSLRAAGVSAIAPLDNAAAIGELLLLYLKNGAAQGFTPKASYVQACSRQARTAAFAGLLEQVVK; encoded by the coding sequence ATGAAGCGCTTGCTGATGGTCGCCTTCCACTTCCCCCCGCTCGCGGGAAGCAGCGGCATCCAGCGCACCCTTCGCTTCGCCCGGTACCTCCCCGACAACGGCTGGGAGCCGGTGGTGCTCACAGCCCACCCTCGCGCCTACGAGCGCACCAGTGGCGACCAGATGCAGGACATCGCCCCCAGCCTGCGCGTGGTGCGCGCCCAGGCATGGGACACAGCCCGCCACTTCGCCTTCGGCGGGCGCTACATCGGCGCACTCGCCCGCCCCGACCGCTGGCTGAGCTGGAAGTACGACGCCATCCGCCAGGGCATGCGACTGATCCGCGAGTTGCGCCCCGCCGCCATCTGGTCCACCTACCCGATCGCCACCGCGAATCTCATCGGCCTGGCGCTACACCAGCGCAGCGGCCTGCCCTGGATAGCGGATTTCCGCGACCCGATGGCGCAGGACGGTTACCCAGCCGATCCGGTCACCTGGCGGCAGTTCAAGTCCATCGAGACGCAGGCCGTCCAGCACGCCGCCGCCATGGTCTTCACCACGCCCGGCGCTTGCGACGACTACCGCCAGCGCTACCCGCAAGCAGCCAGCCGCATCCACCTTATCGAAAACGGCTACGACGAAGCCCCCTTCCGCGAGATCGCCCCCAGCGCGCAGCCGCTCGTGCCGGGCCGCGTCACCTTGCTGCACTCGGGCATCGTCTACCCGTCCGAACGCGACCCGCGCCCACTCTTCGACGCCCTTGCCGAACTCAAGGCCGCCGCCCCCGAGCTGACCGCCCGCCTGCATGTGCGCCTGCGCGCCTGCGCGCACGAAGCCTTCGTCAACGAAGAACTCGCCCGCCGCAACATCACCGACCTCGTCGAGACCCAGCCCCCCATTCCCTACCGCGAGGCGCTGGAAGAAATGTGCCGCGCCGATGCGCTGCTCGTCATGCAGGCAGCCAACTGCAACGCGCAGATTCCCGCCAAGCTCTACGAGTACTTTCGCGCCGGCCGCCCGCTTATCGGGCTGACGGACCCGGCGGGCGACACCGCCCGCAGCCTCCGGGCAGCGGGCGTTTCGGCCATCGCCCCGCTTGACAACGCTGCCGCCATCGGCGAGCTGCTGCTGCTCTACCTGAAGAATGGCGCAGCACAAGGATTCACCCCCAAGGCCAGCTATGTGCAAGCCTGCTCGCGCCAGGCGCGCACTGCCGCCTTCGCCGGCCTGCTCGAACAGGTCGTGAAGTGA
- a CDS encoding GNAT family protein translates to MKLALSYLLAKLYRARAYVILEAECSSVAASGAMDDEQFFVLTASNVHAHRDVCEALLELGGDVADYLEDLRRGRVVAFVILRAGMVEHYSYVFVKNKTACILGLANGTALIGNDFTVPSYRGRGCQSRSVGARAEIARSHGFVRIVAETSPDNTASQRGLQKGGMRPAGRMDLVVILNTLVVRWRRPAGYPLLGFCLRTC, encoded by the coding sequence TTGAAACTGGCGCTGTCGTACCTGTTGGCCAAACTCTATCGTGCTCGGGCATACGTGATCCTCGAGGCCGAATGTTCTTCAGTCGCGGCGTCAGGTGCGATGGACGACGAGCAGTTCTTTGTGCTGACTGCTTCGAATGTGCATGCGCATCGGGACGTCTGCGAAGCCTTGCTCGAACTCGGTGGCGATGTTGCGGACTACCTCGAAGATTTGCGTCGTGGGCGGGTAGTTGCCTTCGTGATCCTTCGTGCGGGGATGGTGGAGCATTACAGCTATGTCTTCGTGAAGAACAAGACGGCGTGCATTCTGGGTTTGGCCAATGGTACGGCCCTGATCGGCAACGACTTTACGGTGCCGAGTTACCGGGGCAGGGGATGTCAGTCGCGCTCGGTTGGTGCGCGTGCCGAGATCGCCCGTAGCCATGGTTTTGTGCGCATCGTTGCCGAGACGAGTCCCGATAACACAGCTTCGCAAAGAGGCTTGCAGAAAGGTGGAATGCGCCCTGCGGGGCGCATGGATCTTGTGGTGATCCTCAATACTCTGGTGGTCCGCTGGCGGAGGCCTGCTGGTTATCCGCTTCTGGGTTTCTGTTTGCGCACTTGCTGA
- a CDS encoding phosphopantetheine-binding protein has translation MDISKEVLAVIDEVLSLGGRALAFDRETPLLGAVPELDSMAVVGVINLLEERFGFVIEDDEIDGSSFATVGTLVEFVEGKLG, from the coding sequence TTGGATATCAGCAAAGAGGTTTTGGCAGTCATCGACGAGGTTCTGAGCCTCGGTGGCCGGGCGCTGGCGTTCGACCGCGAAACGCCGCTGCTGGGTGCCGTGCCCGAACTCGATTCGATGGCCGTGGTCGGCGTGATCAACCTGCTCGAGGAACGCTTCGGCTTCGTGATCGAGGATGACGAGATCGACGGCTCCTCGTTCGCGACGGTGGGGACGCTGGTCGAGTTCGTCGAGGGCAAGTTGGGCTGA
- a CDS encoding hydrolase 2, exosortase A system-associated has product MGATGLRREAFFMSAPGGDRFCLLTIPSGAPCGALLFVPPFAEELNKSRRMVGLAARAFAGQGWAVLQMDLLGCGDSAGDFGDASWQAWVDDVGRGYAWLQARFGLAPALWSLRAGSLLVSDWLGASGIKAPWLAWQPVINGKQHLTQFLRLKAANEMLAESDARAAMAELRAAIERGETVEVAGYALGAGLVSGLEQATLRLPPGRAAAAAMFEIASGEATAVSPALASLVAAWQHEGISVSAIPVPGSAFWQTQEIEVVPALIEQSLAALEQMP; this is encoded by the coding sequence ATGGGCGCAACCGGATTGCGGCGTGAAGCGTTCTTCATGTCCGCTCCGGGCGGCGATCGGTTTTGTTTGCTGACCATTCCTTCGGGGGCGCCTTGTGGCGCCCTTTTGTTTGTCCCGCCGTTCGCCGAAGAGCTGAACAAGTCACGCCGCATGGTGGGGCTGGCCGCCCGCGCTTTTGCAGGGCAGGGCTGGGCGGTGCTGCAGATGGACCTCCTGGGGTGTGGCGACAGTGCCGGGGACTTCGGTGATGCGAGCTGGCAGGCGTGGGTGGATGACGTCGGGCGCGGGTATGCCTGGCTGCAGGCCCGCTTCGGGCTGGCGCCGGCCCTGTGGAGCCTGCGCGCCGGCAGCCTTCTGGTCAGCGACTGGCTTGGCGCCAGCGGGATCAAGGCCCCCTGGCTGGCGTGGCAGCCGGTGATCAACGGCAAACAGCACCTGACCCAGTTCCTGCGCCTGAAGGCGGCGAACGAGATGCTGGCCGAATCCGATGCGCGCGCGGCGATGGCCGAATTGCGGGCGGCGATCGAGCGCGGCGAGACTGTGGAGGTGGCGGGTTACGCCTTGGGTGCAGGGCTTGTGTCGGGGCTGGAGCAGGCGACACTGCGCTTACCACCGGGACGCGCTGCTGCGGCGGCGATGTTCGAGATTGCGTCTGGCGAGGCGACCGCGGTGTCGCCAGCCTTGGCCAGCCTCGTTGCGGCCTGGCAGCACGAGGGTATTAGTGTGTCGGCCATTCCGGTGCCGGGCAGCGCGTTCTGGCAGACGCAGGAGATCGAGGTGGTGCCGGCGCTGATCGAGCAGTCTTTGGCTGCGCTGGAGCAGATGCCGTGA
- a CDS encoding DegT/DnrJ/EryC1/StrS family aminotransferase: MQRHLPKRPVLDWADFVGARQASLPSIADLPHRQLTTSGRAAIYHALELANPAPGAAVLVPTYHCPTMIAPFVLLGLEPIFYAINAQGLPALELISDADARRANCLLAPHYFGITQSFAHLRQWCDATDTLLIEDCAHAFYGRAGERPVGAWGDYAITSLTKFFPILEGGLLASASRPIPALSLAPQTLKAEFKAAFDISHLATAHGRLKGLGLFVEMLRGSRGRSGLNSEEQTPAAAPPPAPAPTTSASMHDSDMARVNSAPLRSTRWLTAHLPKQQACTHRQRLFARYADALSALPGARPLHAELPANTAPYAFPLWVDDAERVYHTLRIAGVPVYRWDRRWPGTPHLTGDQGPLWSTHVLQLLCHQSLTEDEADWAIATIRRTLLNNDTPHNGR; encoded by the coding sequence GTGCAGCGCCACCTGCCCAAACGTCCCGTACTCGACTGGGCAGACTTCGTCGGCGCCCGGCAGGCCAGCCTGCCCAGCATTGCCGACCTGCCCCATCGCCAGCTCACCACCAGCGGTCGCGCAGCCATCTACCACGCCCTCGAGCTGGCAAACCCCGCGCCGGGTGCCGCGGTGCTGGTGCCCACCTACCATTGCCCAACGATGATCGCGCCCTTCGTGCTGCTGGGGCTCGAACCCATCTTCTACGCCATCAACGCCCAAGGCCTGCCCGCACTGGAACTGATATCGGATGCGGATGCCCGCCGTGCCAACTGCCTGCTCGCACCGCACTACTTCGGCATCACCCAGTCCTTTGCCCACCTGCGCCAATGGTGCGACGCAACCGACACCCTGCTGATCGAAGACTGCGCCCATGCCTTTTACGGCAGGGCCGGCGAACGCCCCGTCGGCGCCTGGGGCGACTACGCCATCACCAGCCTGACCAAGTTCTTCCCCATCCTGGAGGGCGGGCTACTCGCCTCGGCAAGTCGCCCGATTCCCGCGCTTTCGCTTGCCCCGCAAACATTGAAGGCAGAGTTCAAGGCCGCTTTCGACATCTCGCACCTAGCCACCGCGCATGGGCGCTTGAAAGGCCTGGGTCTTTTCGTCGAGATGCTGCGCGGCAGTCGGGGCCGTAGCGGGCTAAATAGCGAGGAACAAACACCTGCCGCCGCTCCACCGCCTGCGCCAGCGCCCACCACAAGCGCATCCATGCACGACAGCGACATGGCCCGGGTCAACAGCGCTCCCCTTCGCTCTACCCGCTGGCTCACCGCGCACCTGCCGAAACAGCAAGCCTGCACCCATCGGCAACGGCTCTTTGCTCGCTATGCCGATGCGCTCTCGGCCCTGCCCGGCGCGCGCCCGCTGCATGCCGAGCTGCCAGCCAACACCGCCCCCTACGCCTTTCCGCTATGGGTGGACGACGCCGAGCGCGTCTATCACACGCTGCGCATTGCCGGCGTTCCGGTGTATCGCTGGGACAGGCGCTGGCCCGGCACGCCTCACCTCACCGGCGACCAGGGCCCACTGTGGAGTACGCACGTGCTGCAACTGCTCTGCCACCAAAGCCTCACCGAAGACGAAGCAGACTGGGCAATCGCCACCATCCGCCGCACCTTGCTAAACAACGACACCCCGCACAATGGCCGCTGA